A single region of the Sphingobium sp. Cam5-1 genome encodes:
- a CDS encoding LysR family transcriptional regulator, protein MDRIDAMRLFVRIVDRRSFTRAAQDLDLPRSTASQIVRQLESRLGVRLLQRTTRTVRPTLDGEAYYRRCLAILDDIEDAEGAFLGASPQGMLRVEVQGTIARHFLMPGLPDFLDRHPQIELSLSEGDRWVDMVREGVDCVLRYGVSPDSELVARTVTTLERVTCAAPAYLDRHGRPHVLRDLVHHQGVGIRAMSSGRQTPFEFVQSGARTQIDVPTRLVVTGTETFRSAVLLGLGLGQLPLFHIQRDLDAGRLVRLLADYTVPPAPVSLLYPPNRQLSPRVRLFLDWAAARFRTDPGSL, encoded by the coding sequence ATGGACCGGATTGATGCGATGCGCCTTTTCGTGCGGATTGTGGATCGGCGCAGCTTCACCCGGGCGGCCCAGGATCTCGACTTGCCGCGATCGACAGCCAGCCAAATCGTTCGGCAGCTGGAATCGCGGCTCGGCGTGCGCCTGCTCCAGCGCACCACGCGAACAGTTCGCCCAACGCTCGATGGTGAGGCCTATTATCGCCGTTGCCTTGCCATCCTGGACGATATCGAGGATGCTGAGGGGGCCTTTCTCGGCGCGTCTCCTCAGGGCATGCTGCGCGTGGAGGTGCAAGGCACGATTGCACGGCATTTCCTGATGCCAGGCCTGCCGGACTTTTTAGACAGGCATCCGCAGATCGAACTCTCCTTGAGCGAGGGCGACCGCTGGGTTGATATGGTGCGTGAAGGCGTCGATTGCGTGCTGCGCTATGGCGTGTCGCCCGACAGTGAGCTTGTCGCCCGAACGGTGACGACATTGGAACGCGTCACATGCGCAGCGCCAGCCTATCTTGACCGCCACGGTCGGCCGCACGTCCTTCGGGACCTCGTGCATCATCAGGGCGTGGGCATTCGGGCGATGAGCAGCGGTCGCCAAACGCCATTCGAATTTGTGCAGTCCGGCGCACGAACCCAGATCGACGTTCCAACCCGCCTTGTCGTAACAGGCACGGAAACCTTCCGCAGCGCGGTCCTGCTCGGATTGGGACTGGGCCAGCTTCCCCTGTTCCACATTCAGCGCGATCTTGATGCAGGACGCCTTGTGCGGCTGCTCGCCGATTACACCGTTCCACCGGCGCCCGTGTCCTTGCTCTATCCGCCCAACAGGCAGCTTTCGCCGCGCGTGCGGCTGTTCCTCGACTGGGCTGCGGCACGCTTCAGGACCGATCCTGGTTCCCTGTGA
- a CDS encoding septal ring lytic transglycosylase RlpA family protein, translating into MNRGLSIRCGCVLAAMGMLAGCGGGTRYRPVSDVPVRIGKPYVVRGATYVPAADPTYDYLGYASWYGSESGNQTANGERFIPKAVTAAHTTLPLPSYVEVTALDTGRTILVRVNDRGPFAGRGRIIDLSRGAAEQLGIRRQGYAAVRVRLVDPPERDRRALRKGKRAPERPQVDERTLASLRAQLSARREASLSTD; encoded by the coding sequence ATGAATCGCGGACTTTCGATCAGGTGCGGCTGTGTTCTGGCGGCGATGGGAATGCTTGCGGGCTGCGGCGGTGGAACCCGATATCGTCCCGTGAGCGACGTGCCGGTGCGTATCGGCAAACCCTATGTCGTGCGCGGGGCGACCTATGTGCCGGCTGCTGACCCCACATATGATTATCTGGGCTATGCCAGCTGGTATGGCAGCGAGAGCGGGAACCAGACAGCCAATGGTGAACGCTTCATTCCCAAGGCAGTAACGGCAGCCCACACGACGTTGCCGCTGCCAAGCTATGTCGAGGTAACCGCGCTCGACACGGGCCGGACCATCCTCGTGCGGGTGAATGATCGGGGGCCGTTCGCAGGGCGGGGACGCATCATTGACCTGTCGCGTGGCGCGGCCGAACAGCTGGGGATCAGAAGGCAGGGCTACGCGGCTGTGCGCGTTCGCCTGGTCGATCCGCCCGAGAGGGATCGCAGGGCGCTGCGTAAGGGAAAACGAGCGCCCGAACGCCCACAGGTGGATGAGCGGACCCTCGCCAGCTTACGGGCGCAATTGAGTGCCCGGCGCGAGGCCAGCTTGTCCACGGATTGA
- a CDS encoding DUF4168 domain-containing protein translates to MHAIFFAAAPLAFLVAAPVSASNRGHSAQEDPAVGPTQFSARQIHAYAAALLDIQKMRQSLSAQAAKLAPEQAAILKNKAQSEMIAIVERHGLDLPGFNAITTEVERQRRLRHEVRQLMMEQLLST, encoded by the coding sequence ATGCACGCCATATTCTTCGCAGCCGCACCCCTGGCTTTTCTGGTAGCTGCCCCGGTCTCTGCCTCGAACCGCGGGCATAGCGCGCAAGAAGATCCAGCCGTCGGGCCCACACAATTCTCAGCTCGGCAAATTCATGCCTATGCCGCAGCCCTCCTGGACATTCAAAAGATGAGGCAAAGCCTGTCCGCCCAGGCCGCAAAGCTTGCACCTGAGCAGGCGGCGATCCTCAAGAACAAGGCGCAGTCCGAAATGATCGCCATTGTGGAGCGGCATGGACTGGATCTGCCCGGCTTCAATGCGATCACGACAGAGGTCGAACGCCAACGGCGCCTCCGGCATGAGGTGAGGCAGCTCATGATGGAACAACTTCTGTCCACCTGA
- a CDS encoding ATP-binding protein: protein MMHRSFPAPAAQQRAWSWLPDRQVLLLLGPYAAGFAFTHWIAAAWGGTGFYSLWYPAAGLRLAFLWHAGARLTPFIAIVEILVGTAKGLFSLGVPDWPLTLWGIVRPVFAYGATVAAIRWLASGSRANVLVPPMPLGLAAVAAPNVAALSALPEALWRPDLTGVQGVRDMITSLAAFAVGDLLGVLMLAPPLLWITQMFARRRRPRLRIDTGWWPALAESTALLLGAIGLTEILRRVGLGMQPMPVILAVAWIGLRFGRAPVWLALLVVTLLMLPHTAQGMTTAARLELHLSLATVVVVGYLAGSFADAQRQARVDVERRDRLLFQAERLKTLRAMSVAVIHEVSQPLSTLAIEAKHLHAITGVSDPEIAQSAALIDRKAATLSHLVRRLRGYGGRVVDEPTPLPVSALIESVAALVAPEAKSRGITLKVAPVDPDLVVLAQEVELAQAVVNLLHNAIQAASDGTVHLAAAREGPRIQIIVTNRHGADIAPHGGMGVGTLVARAIVEAHGGAVSRSLTPYGDVIATISLPAIGETA from the coding sequence ATGATGCATCGATCTTTTCCTGCTCCTGCCGCACAGCAACGCGCGTGGTCATGGCTGCCCGACCGGCAGGTCCTGTTGCTTCTTGGTCCCTACGCGGCGGGATTCGCGTTTACGCACTGGATCGCGGCAGCATGGGGCGGGACGGGCTTTTATTCACTCTGGTACCCTGCCGCCGGACTGCGCCTCGCCTTTTTGTGGCATGCCGGAGCTCGCCTTACGCCTTTCATTGCGATCGTTGAGATCCTCGTCGGCACGGCAAAGGGCCTTTTTTCACTTGGCGTGCCCGACTGGCCGCTAACCTTATGGGGTATCGTTCGGCCGGTTTTCGCTTATGGCGCGACCGTCGCGGCGATCCGCTGGCTGGCGAGCGGGTCGCGGGCAAATGTGCTCGTCCCACCCATGCCGCTCGGCCTTGCAGCGGTGGCAGCGCCCAACGTGGCCGCGCTCTCTGCCTTGCCCGAGGCGCTGTGGCGTCCCGACCTGACCGGTGTGCAGGGCGTGCGGGACATGATCACGTCGCTGGCAGCCTTTGCCGTCGGCGATCTGTTGGGCGTGTTGATGCTCGCCCCGCCTTTGCTGTGGATCACGCAGATGTTCGCCCGTCGGCGCCGTCCCCGGCTGCGGATCGACACTGGCTGGTGGCCGGCGCTGGCCGAGAGCACTGCGCTGCTGCTGGGCGCTATTGGCCTTACCGAAATCCTCCGGCGCGTAGGCCTGGGCATGCAGCCCATGCCCGTCATCCTGGCCGTCGCATGGATCGGCCTGCGCTTCGGCCGGGCGCCTGTATGGCTTGCGTTGCTGGTTGTCACCCTGTTGATGCTGCCGCACACGGCACAGGGCATGACGACCGCAGCGCGTCTGGAACTGCATCTCAGCCTCGCGACGGTTGTCGTCGTCGGCTATCTCGCCGGTAGCTTTGCCGACGCCCAGCGACAGGCGCGCGTCGATGTCGAACGACGGGATCGCCTGCTCTTTCAGGCCGAACGGCTCAAGACATTGCGCGCCATGTCGGTCGCTGTGATCCATGAAGTCAGCCAGCCCTTGTCGACGCTGGCGATCGAGGCGAAGCATCTGCATGCCATCACGGGCGTTTCCGACCCTGAAATCGCGCAAAGCGCCGCGCTGATAGACCGCAAGGCCGCAACCCTGTCGCATCTCGTGCGCCGGCTGCGTGGATATGGCGGCCGTGTGGTCGACGAACCCACGCCGCTTCCCGTGTCGGCCTTGATCGAGAGCGTCGCTGCGCTCGTCGCGCCGGAAGCGAAGAGCCGAGGCATTACGCTCAAGGTCGCCCCTGTAGATCCCGACCTTGTCGTGCTCGCTCAGGAAGTCGAACTGGCGCAAGCTGTGGTTAATCTGCTTCACAACGCCATCCAGGCGGCGAGCGATGGAACGGTGCATCTCGCGGCGGCCCGGGAAGGCCCCCGCATACAGATTATCGTGACCAACCGCCATGGCGCGGACATAGCGCCCCATGGCGGCATGGGCGTGGGCACGCTGGTTGCCCGCGCCATTGTCGAGGCGCATGGTGGCGCCGTGTCGCGGAGCCTGACCCCCTATGGCGATGTGATCGCCACCATTTCTCTCCCCGCAATCGGAGAAACGGCATGA
- a CDS encoding DMT family transporter produces the protein MKIYPGGNYPAEEQTVGRKSEAAAYGALMIVMLLWAGNSIVGRAVHEQIPPFTLAFVRWSGAALILFPFAGRPMVADRARLRQSLPVILLLGVVGIGAFNAFLYAGLRYTSATNGLLIQAAIPAMVLLGDRLIFMQRARAWQVAGVGLSTLGVALVILKADVRTLIEMRFGLGDALVLGGVIAWALYTSLLRLRPPIHPLSFLQATFLIGVICMLPLAAAEWLGQGFPELAWPVIGAFVYVATLPSLLAYMLFNAAVASIGAAKAGQTIALMPLFGAGLASILLAEPLHGYHLAGMALILGGIILGARSGQGRGVRPGDMPADPPSIEGQRK, from the coding sequence ATGAAAATCTATCCCGGCGGCAATTATCCGGCCGAGGAGCAAACCGTGGGAAGAAAGAGTGAGGCGGCCGCCTATGGCGCACTGATGATCGTGATGTTGCTTTGGGCCGGCAATTCCATTGTCGGCCGGGCTGTTCACGAGCAGATCCCGCCCTTCACGCTGGCTTTTGTCCGCTGGAGCGGCGCCGCGCTCATCCTGTTTCCTTTCGCTGGCCGGCCCATGGTCGCCGATCGGGCGCGGCTCAGGCAGAGTCTCCCCGTCATCCTGCTGCTGGGCGTCGTGGGCATAGGCGCCTTTAACGCCTTCCTGTACGCCGGACTCCGTTACACGAGCGCAACCAATGGCCTGCTGATCCAGGCCGCTATACCCGCGATGGTGTTGCTCGGCGACCGGCTGATCTTCATGCAACGGGCGCGGGCATGGCAGGTGGCGGGGGTAGGCCTGTCGACCCTTGGGGTCGCGCTTGTCATCCTCAAGGCCGATGTGCGGACGCTCATCGAGATGCGTTTTGGCCTGGGGGACGCCCTGGTGCTGGGAGGCGTGATCGCCTGGGCGCTCTATACCAGTCTCTTGCGCCTGCGACCGCCAATTCATCCGCTGAGTTTTCTCCAGGCCACCTTCCTCATCGGCGTCATCTGCATGCTCCCGCTGGCCGCGGCGGAATGGCTTGGCCAGGGCTTTCCCGAGCTGGCGTGGCCGGTGATCGGCGCCTTCGTCTATGTCGCGACGCTGCCCTCGCTCCTTGCCTATATGCTGTTCAATGCGGCCGTGGCGTCGATAGGGGCTGCAAAAGCGGGCCAGACCATTGCCTTGATGCCCTTGTTCGGGGCTGGCCTGGCCAGCATTCTCCTTGCTGAACCCCTGCATGGCTATCATCTGGCGGGAATGGCCTTGATCCTTGGAGGCATCATTCTGGGTGCTCGATCGGGCCAGGGGAGGGGCGTTCGTCCCGGAGACATGCCGGCAGACCCGCCCTCAATCGAGGGGCAGCGAAAATGA
- a CDS encoding MbcA/ParS/Xre antitoxin family protein: protein MGLLEYADHGMFAPSKIAAAFRTTSEEVARSAGLGRDAVQRKERLRSDKTQRRLREMIEVISKTSPRFGSPLIAYAWYRSEPLPGFSGQTAMQLVQDGRASEVLEYVDAVDAGVFA, encoded by the coding sequence ATGGGCCTGCTCGAATATGCCGATCACGGAATGTTTGCGCCGAGCAAGATCGCGGCGGCATTCCGCACAACAAGCGAAGAGGTCGCTCGTTCGGCCGGCTTGGGGCGCGACGCTGTCCAGCGCAAAGAACGCTTGCGCTCAGATAAGACTCAGCGCCGCTTGAGGGAGATGATCGAGGTGATTAGCAAGACCAGCCCTCGCTTCGGATCCCCGCTCATCGCTTACGCCTGGTACAGGTCTGAACCCTTGCCCGGATTTTCGGGGCAGACTGCCATGCAGCTTGTGCAGGATGGCAGGGCAAGCGAGGTGCTGGAATATGTCGACGCTGTCGATGCTGGCGTGTTCGCCTGA
- a CDS encoding lytic transglycosylase domain-containing protein gives MAALAAKTPAASSQQPSPWRQAQGRIGVARDAAIVATIDQWRALQRNNDLGFAAYARFIMANPGWPDESRMRRLAEAGIDPDRDDPEQVIAFFSRYPARTATGHARHAMALMRAGRRNDARIAARSAWVGGALAPHDEARLLSLFGSGWTKADHDQRADMLLWGNDLAGAERMLAYVTATRRSVYEARIAFRRKGKDAAARMQRAERLGVADAGYIADKVNWLLGSGNAIAARQYLANRPVLISRPGNAEKWYETLLAHARGAARDAQWSFAYAIASKLDDAYMTGTDVSGRPIGERDDYTSLAWLAGMTAFYNLGKPKDAMRMFHRYAAAAKSPQTRSKGFYWAGRAALQAGKSARANGFFEQASAFPRQFYGQLALERRGRAIPAPSAAGHAIKISTAQRTAFANRSVVRAVKALGEMGYWADQSKFARAIANDADSAADYYLAVELAKTIGRPDMGVMASRRAASNGLSGYAGSAFPRITVPPRAKQSWTMIHAIARQESQFDRKIVSRAGARGLMQLMPGTAREQAGKLGMRYAASSLDEPDYNIVLGSSYFQRMLSYFKGSYPLAVAAYNAGPGNVNRWIRANGDPRKPGSDILRWIEQIPLFETRNYVQRVLENAVVYEAMNPAHARFDGSKAPLSEYLGKSSSG, from the coding sequence ATGGCGGCACTTGCTGCCAAGACGCCCGCCGCATCGTCCCAGCAACCGAGCCCCTGGCGCCAGGCGCAGGGGCGCATCGGCGTGGCGCGAGATGCCGCAATCGTCGCCACGATCGATCAGTGGCGCGCGCTTCAACGCAACAACGACCTGGGGTTTGCCGCCTATGCGCGTTTCATCATGGCCAATCCGGGTTGGCCCGACGAAAGCCGGATGCGCCGGTTGGCGGAAGCCGGCATCGATCCTGACAGAGACGATCCAGAGCAGGTCATCGCATTCTTCTCCCGATATCCTGCGCGCACGGCGACCGGCCATGCCCGCCATGCCATGGCGCTCATGCGCGCGGGGCGAAGGAATGACGCCAGGATCGCGGCGCGGAGCGCCTGGGTGGGAGGCGCGCTTGCTCCTCATGACGAAGCGCGGCTTTTGTCGCTGTTCGGATCCGGCTGGACAAAGGCCGATCACGACCAGCGCGCTGACATGCTGCTGTGGGGCAATGACCTGGCGGGAGCAGAGCGCATGCTGGCCTATGTCACGGCGACCCGGCGGTCGGTCTACGAAGCGCGGATCGCTTTTCGCAGGAAGGGAAAAGATGCGGCCGCGCGCATGCAGCGAGCCGAAAGGCTGGGGGTCGCGGACGCCGGTTACATCGCCGACAAGGTGAACTGGTTGCTTGGCAGCGGCAACGCGATCGCCGCGCGGCAATATCTCGCCAATCGGCCAGTGCTGATCAGTCGGCCTGGGAACGCCGAGAAATGGTACGAGACATTGCTGGCGCACGCGCGAGGCGCTGCCAGGGACGCCCAGTGGAGTTTCGCCTATGCGATCGCCAGCAAGCTCGACGACGCCTATATGACCGGCACAGATGTCAGCGGCCGGCCGATTGGCGAGCGTGACGATTATACCAGCCTTGCCTGGCTCGCGGGCATGACCGCCTTTTACAATCTCGGCAAGCCGAAGGACGCGATGAGGATGTTTCATCGCTATGCGGCGGCGGCCAAGTCTCCCCAGACCAGATCCAAGGGCTTTTATTGGGCCGGCCGCGCTGCGCTCCAGGCCGGCAAGAGCGCGCGCGCGAACGGCTTTTTCGAGCAAGCCTCTGCCTTTCCGAGGCAGTTTTACGGTCAGCTCGCCCTCGAACGGCGGGGACGAGCGATCCCGGCTCCTTCTGCGGCCGGCCATGCCATCAAGATCTCCACCGCCCAGCGCACCGCATTTGCGAACCGATCAGTGGTACGCGCCGTCAAGGCGCTGGGAGAGATGGGCTATTGGGCGGATCAGAGCAAATTCGCCCGCGCCATCGCCAATGATGCAGATAGTGCGGCGGACTATTATCTTGCCGTTGAACTGGCGAAAACAATCGGCCGGCCCGACATGGGCGTGATGGCCAGCCGTCGTGCGGCCTCGAATGGTCTTTCGGGCTATGCGGGCAGCGCTTTCCCGCGCATCACGGTGCCCCCTCGGGCAAAGCAGAGCTGGACCATGATACATGCCATCGCTCGCCAGGAGAGCCAGTTCGACCGGAAGATCGTCAGTCGCGCAGGGGCGCGGGGGCTCATGCAGTTGATGCCTGGTACGGCCCGTGAACAGGCTGGGAAGCTGGGCATGCGCTACGCGGCCAGTTCACTCGATGAGCCTGATTACAATATCGTTCTGGGTTCGTCCTATTTCCAGCGGATGCTGAGCTATTTCAAAGGCAGCTACCCGCTTGCCGTGGCGGCGTATAATGCGGGCCCGGGCAATGTTAACCGCTGGATCAGGGCCAATGGCGATCCCCGCAAGCCCGGATCCGACATCTTGCGATGGATCGAACAGATCCCGCTCTTCGAGACGAGAAATTATGTACAGCGCGTGCTGGAAAATGCAGTGGTCTATGAGGCGATGAACCCGGCCCATGCACGGTTTGACGGCTCAAAGGCGCCGCTGTCGGAATATCTGGGTAAGTCATCATCGGGATGA
- a CDS encoding response regulator transcription factor, which produces MRPDDAARVYVVDDDLDLGASVARLLRRHGFDATSFLDPAPLLDVHARAPAHCIVTDVMMGDLDGFTFADRVRERDAAVSIIFMTAWPTTANAVDSVRRYGGLDYLEKPLDEERLLAAVHEGAGWARERRRTLARTGALTPRERQIFELLVQGHSNKAIAALLGLSPKTVEDHRASIMAKTGANGLAQLIALAR; this is translated from the coding sequence ATGAGGCCCGACGACGCAGCCAGGGTCTATGTGGTCGACGACGACCTCGATCTGGGGGCCAGCGTCGCCCGGCTGCTGCGGCGCCACGGCTTTGATGCCACCTCTTTTCTCGATCCGGCGCCGTTGCTTGACGTTCATGCCCGCGCCCCGGCCCATTGCATCGTGACAGACGTCATGATGGGCGATCTTGACGGCTTCACCTTCGCCGACCGGGTCAGGGAGCGTGATGCAGCGGTTTCGATCATTTTCATGACCGCCTGGCCAACGACAGCCAATGCAGTGGATTCGGTGCGGCGATACGGAGGGCTCGACTATCTCGAAAAGCCACTCGACGAGGAACGGCTGCTCGCCGCCGTCCACGAGGGGGCTGGCTGGGCGAGGGAAAGGCGGCGGACTCTCGCGCGCACCGGCGCGCTTACGCCCCGCGAACGACAGATTTTCGAACTGCTCGTCCAGGGACACAGCAACAAGGCGATCGCAGCGTTGCTCGGTCTCAGCCCCAAGACAGTCGAGGATCACCGGGCGTCAATCATGGCCAAGACGGGCGCCAATGGTCTGGCGCAACTGATTGCATTGGCCCGGTAA
- a CDS encoding Rap1a/Tai family immunity protein has product MNRAVLLLVLALAFRATPGNAAQGTRDIPAFFSGNQLFEICSNPNYGQCSMYVAGVIDGIFFADGEGGRQSLCRGEITNQAAAELVLHRLSDDEALRALSAAAAVRAAIADRLSCQASPALAEQS; this is encoded by the coding sequence ATGAACCGCGCAGTCCTTCTCCTGGTTCTGGCGCTGGCGTTTCGGGCTACGCCCGGCAATGCCGCGCAGGGCACGAGAGACATACCGGCATTTTTCTCGGGCAACCAGTTGTTCGAGATATGTTCGAACCCCAATTACGGCCAATGCTCCATGTATGTGGCCGGCGTCATCGACGGCATTTTCTTTGCCGATGGGGAAGGTGGCCGACAATCGCTTTGCCGGGGCGAGATCACCAATCAGGCCGCGGCGGAACTGGTCCTGCACAGGCTGTCGGACGATGAAGCATTGCGGGCCTTATCGGCCGCAGCCGCTGTACGCGCGGCGATCGCCGACCGGTTGTCCTGTCAGGCCTCCCCTGCCCTTGCCGAACAGTCCTGA
- a CDS encoding response regulator transcription factor, with amino-acid sequence MTALHILVVDDEPSLIDVLQPVLEAAGYRITAAPDGRSAMAAIEAVEFDLILLDLGLPDIDGKSLLQRVRLDQEVPIIVVSARHQETEKIAALDEGADDYVNKPFEIGELMARIRAAVRRHSLSRADASTYCAGGLTIDFPTRRVMLSGEPVKLSPKEYDLLQTLARKAGQVVTHKRLLAAGWGAETTDTQYLRVYIGLLRQKIEQDPSDPCLLLTEPGVGYRLIAAS; translated from the coding sequence ATGACCGCCCTGCACATCCTCGTCGTCGACGACGAACCTTCGCTCATCGACGTGCTTCAGCCCGTTCTCGAAGCCGCCGGCTACCGCATCACCGCCGCGCCGGACGGACGCAGCGCCATGGCCGCTATCGAGGCTGTCGAGTTCGACCTCATATTGCTCGACCTGGGCTTGCCCGACATCGACGGCAAGTCGCTGCTTCAGCGCGTCCGCCTTGATCAGGAGGTTCCCATCATCGTAGTCTCGGCCCGCCATCAGGAGACCGAAAAGATCGCCGCCCTTGATGAGGGCGCCGACGATTATGTGAACAAGCCTTTCGAGATCGGGGAATTGATGGCCCGCATCCGCGCGGCGGTTCGGCGCCATTCGCTATCCAGGGCGGACGCATCGACCTATTGCGCGGGCGGCCTGACGATCGACTTTCCGACACGCCGGGTGATGCTGTCAGGTGAGCCCGTCAAGCTGTCGCCCAAGGAATATGATCTGCTGCAGACCTTGGCGCGCAAGGCAGGACAGGTCGTCACCCACAAGCGGTTGCTGGCGGCAGGCTGGGGCGCCGAGACCACCGACACCCAATATCTGCGTGTCTATATCGGGCTTCTGCGCCAGAAGATCGAACAGGATCCTTCAGACCCCTGCCTTTTGCTGACCGAACCGGGCGTTGGGTATCGCTTGATCGCGGCCAGCTGA
- a CDS encoding serine hydrolase: protein MKHATKAARSQPPADLLNAVEGLGQSFKGEVGISVRDLDEGWTVSFNAERMLPQQSVSKLWVAIAVMDAVDRGTLSLSDPVMVKKSDLTVFHQPIRSLVTKAGYRTTIGKLLELAMTRSANSCNDVLLWKVGGPQAIRAMLKRKGLDDVGFGPGERKLQAKTAGLTWRPEWAGGWGFLKARAAMPFAARNRALKRYLADPYDGASANGVTFGLMRLKQGKLLSGRSTRHLLGLMRASRTGPQRLRSGLRKGWTLAHKTGTGQELGNLATGYNDVGILVSPDGNRYAVAVMIASTRLPIPARMRLMGNVTRAIVRTD from the coding sequence GTGAAACATGCCACGAAGGCGGCTCGCTCCCAGCCTCCCGCCGATCTTCTCAACGCGGTTGAAGGCCTGGGGCAATCGTTCAAGGGAGAGGTCGGCATTTCGGTGCGCGACCTGGATGAGGGCTGGACCGTTTCCTTCAACGCCGAGCGGATGCTGCCCCAGCAGAGCGTCAGCAAATTATGGGTTGCCATCGCCGTCATGGATGCGGTCGATCGTGGCACATTGTCCTTGTCCGATCCTGTGATGGTGAAGAAGTCCGATTTGACTGTCTTTCACCAGCCCATTCGCTCCCTGGTGACCAAGGCGGGCTATCGGACCACGATCGGCAAGCTGCTGGAGTTGGCGATGACGCGTAGCGCCAACAGTTGCAATGATGTTCTGCTCTGGAAGGTCGGCGGACCTCAGGCGATCCGCGCGATGCTCAAGCGCAAGGGGCTGGACGATGTCGGCTTTGGCCCCGGCGAGCGCAAGCTGCAGGCAAAGACGGCCGGGCTTACGTGGCGGCCCGAATGGGCAGGGGGATGGGGCTTTCTCAAAGCGCGCGCGGCGATGCCCTTTGCCGCGCGCAACCGCGCGCTCAAGCGCTATCTGGCGGATCCCTACGACGGGGCTTCGGCCAATGGCGTGACATTTGGTCTCATGCGGTTGAAACAGGGGAAGTTGCTCAGCGGGCGCTCTACCCGGCATCTCCTGGGTCTGATGCGCGCCAGCAGAACCGGTCCGCAGCGATTGCGCTCGGGCCTTCGCAAGGGATGGACGCTGGCGCACAAGACAGGGACGGGCCAGGAACTTGGCAATCTGGCGACCGGCTACAATGATGTCGGCATTCTCGTCTCGCCCGACGGAAATCGTTATGCTGTGGCGGTGATGATCGCGAGCACGCGCTTGCCGATCCCGGCGCGCATGCGGCTCATGGGCAATGTCACGCGCGCCATCGTCAGGACGGACTGA
- a CDS encoding RES family NAD+ phosphorylase encodes MRYQGKLYRALNPVYAREPLSGRGAELYGGRFNPKGTPALYGATSLQTAIREANQVGDLQPTTIVSYHADLEKIFDGRDPAELSRFGMSPAGLCDPTWRDQMKKAGKAQSQIFAETLIDEGFNGLLVRSFARGATDDDINLVLWRWGDTPPSRITLIDDDGRLGKS; translated from the coding sequence ATGCGCTACCAGGGCAAGCTCTACCGGGCGCTGAACCCGGTATATGCGCGCGAGCCACTGTCAGGCCGGGGCGCCGAGCTATATGGCGGCCGTTTCAATCCCAAGGGAACTCCCGCTCTCTACGGCGCAACCTCATTACAGACGGCCATTAGAGAAGCAAACCAGGTCGGCGATCTTCAACCGACGACGATTGTCTCCTATCATGCCGACCTCGAGAAGATCTTCGACGGGCGCGATCCCGCCGAACTCAGCAGATTTGGCATGAGCCCGGCCGGTCTATGCGATCCGACCTGGCGCGATCAAATGAAGAAGGCCGGAAAAGCCCAAAGCCAAATCTTCGCCGAAACCCTCATCGACGAGGGTTTCAATGGCTTGCTCGTGCGCAGCTTTGCTCGCGGGGCTACCGATGACGATATCAACCTCGTGCTTTGGAGGTGGGGCGACACCCCGCCCTCAAGAATCACGCTCATCGACGATGACGGACGTTTGGGCAAAAGCTGA